A genome region from Streptomyces sp. NBC_01296 includes the following:
- a CDS encoding helix-turn-helix transcriptional regulator — protein sequence MTDTPARLLTLLSLLQTPREWPGSELAQRLRVSSRTIRRDIERLRELGYPVEATLGAEGGYRLVAGAAMPPLLLDDEEAVAIAVGLRAGAGHAIEGVEEASVRALAKLEQVLPGRLRHRVGALQSATIAVTRGDGASVDPRTLTTMASAVAGPERLRFAYRARDGLDSRRLVEPYRLVSTGSRWYLVAYDLDRQDWRTFRVDRVAEPFATGARFTPRELPMEAAEFVRRGLRGGETYPVDVSFAGPAEALPGWLRADAEPVDGGCRVRFPSADSPEWVAARLALVGIPFTVHAPDALAAAARALAARLTSATAP from the coding sequence ATGACGGACACCCCGGCACGGCTGCTCACCCTGCTCTCCCTGCTCCAGACCCCGCGCGAATGGCCCGGGAGCGAGCTGGCGCAGCGGCTGCGGGTGAGCTCGAGGACGATCCGGCGCGACATCGAACGGCTGCGGGAGCTCGGGTACCCGGTGGAGGCCACGCTGGGTGCGGAGGGCGGGTACCGACTGGTGGCGGGGGCCGCGATGCCACCGCTGCTGCTGGACGACGAGGAGGCCGTGGCCATCGCGGTGGGGCTGCGGGCGGGTGCCGGGCATGCGATCGAGGGGGTCGAGGAGGCCTCCGTACGGGCCCTCGCGAAGCTGGAACAGGTCCTGCCGGGGCGGCTGCGGCACCGGGTGGGCGCGCTGCAGTCGGCCACGATCGCGGTGACCCGCGGGGACGGGGCCAGCGTGGATCCGCGGACGCTGACCACGATGGCGTCGGCGGTGGCGGGGCCGGAGCGGCTGCGGTTCGCGTACCGGGCGCGCGACGGGCTGGACTCGCGGCGGCTGGTGGAGCCGTACCGGCTGGTGAGCACGGGGAGCCGGTGGTACCTGGTGGCGTACGACCTGGACCGGCAGGACTGGCGGACGTTCCGGGTGGACCGGGTGGCGGAGCCGTTCGCGACGGGCGCGCGGTTCACTCCGCGGGAGCTGCCGATGGAGGCGGCGGAGTTCGTACGGCGCGGGCTGCGGGGCGGGGAGACGTACCCGGTGGACGTGTCGTTCGCGGGCCCGGCGGAGGCGCTGCCTGGCTGGCTGCGGGCCGACGCCGAGCCCGTGGACGGGGGCTGCCGGGTGCGGTTCCCGAGCGCGGACTCCCCGGAGTGGGTGGCGGCCCGCCTGGCCCTGGTCGGCATCCCCTTCACGGTCCACGCCCCGGACGCCCTGGCGGCCGCGGCCCGTGCGCTGGCCGCCCGCCTGACTTCGGCGACGGCTCCGTAG
- a CDS encoding MFS transporter: MSTETSKTSPERENGPVQEERNETVHDEAVSSSSADRRRWLALAIVMTAAFMDLVDVTIVNIAIPRMREDFGASTSAIQWITAGYALAFAAGLITGGRLGDIYGRKRLFLLGIAGFTTASLLCGIAANPDMLVASRILQGAMAAMMVPQVLAIIHVTFPPHERGKVFGMFGAIVGLGAVSGPMLGALLTEWNLLGLEWRPIFLINLPVGIAGVILGRRFITESKAPKALRLDVVGVVLATLALVMLIFPLTHGRENDWPVWGFVCMIASPFVFAAFIAYEKYKIRKDGSPLVELSLFKVKSFAGGIAVQLTFGIATGIFFLVWTMYMQMGLGWSALKAGATGIPFSLAVSAAAGVSVGKLVPRFGRKVLQAGALTMAAGILLYIWEAQRYGMEIASWQMAAPLVLMGIGMGLIVAPLNDTVLSEVPREHAGSASGLINTTGQMGNALGLGLTSVVFFGLMDDDRVFGPPYVEAFHGALWWIVAVMIVIFAVMFVLPRKSVPMEQREGGRQAEAAAAPEAVPAG; encoded by the coding sequence ATGAGCACCGAGACGTCCAAGACATCGCCCGAGAGAGAGAACGGGCCCGTACAAGAAGAGCGGAACGAAACCGTCCACGACGAAGCAGTTTCCAGCTCGTCCGCCGACCGCCGCCGCTGGCTGGCGCTCGCCATCGTGATGACCGCGGCCTTCATGGACCTGGTCGACGTCACGATCGTCAACATCGCGATACCCCGCATGCGCGAGGACTTCGGCGCCTCCACCAGCGCGATCCAGTGGATCACCGCCGGTTACGCGCTCGCCTTCGCCGCCGGCCTGATCACGGGCGGCCGTCTCGGTGACATCTACGGCCGCAAGCGCCTCTTCCTCCTCGGCATCGCCGGCTTCACCACCGCCTCGCTGCTCTGCGGCATCGCCGCCAACCCCGACATGCTCGTCGCCTCCCGCATCCTCCAGGGCGCCATGGCGGCCATGATGGTCCCGCAGGTGCTGGCGATCATCCACGTGACGTTCCCGCCCCACGAGCGCGGCAAGGTCTTCGGCATGTTCGGCGCGATCGTCGGCCTCGGCGCCGTCTCCGGCCCGATGCTCGGCGCCCTGCTCACCGAGTGGAACCTCCTCGGTCTCGAATGGCGCCCGATCTTCCTGATCAACCTGCCGGTCGGCATCGCCGGCGTGATCCTGGGCCGCCGGTTCATCACCGAGTCGAAGGCCCCCAAGGCCCTGCGCCTGGACGTGGTCGGTGTCGTGCTGGCCACCCTCGCCCTGGTCATGCTGATCTTCCCCCTCACGCACGGCCGCGAGAACGACTGGCCGGTCTGGGGCTTCGTCTGCATGATCGCCTCGCCCTTCGTCTTCGCCGCCTTCATCGCGTACGAGAAGTACAAGATCCGCAAGGACGGCTCCCCGCTGGTGGAGCTCTCCCTCTTCAAGGTCAAGAGCTTCGCGGGCGGCATCGCCGTCCAGCTGACCTTCGGCATCGCGACCGGCATCTTCTTCCTGGTCTGGACGATGTACATGCAGATGGGCCTCGGCTGGAGCGCCCTGAAGGCCGGCGCCACCGGCATCCCGTTCTCCCTCGCCGTCTCGGCCGCCGCGGGCGTGTCCGTGGGCAAGCTCGTACCGCGCTTCGGGCGCAAGGTGCTCCAGGCGGGCGCGCTCACCATGGCCGCGGGCATCCTCCTCTACATCTGGGAGGCGCAGCGCTACGGCATGGAGATCGCCTCCTGGCAGATGGCCGCACCGCTCGTCCTCATGGGCATCGGCATGGGGCTGATCGTCGCGCCGCTGAACGACACCGTGCTGTCCGAGGTGCCGCGCGAGCACGCCGGTTCGGCCTCCGGCCTGATCAACACCACCGGCCAGATGGGCAACGCGCTGGGCCTCGGCCTCACCTCCGTCGTCTTCTTCGGGCTGATGGACGACGACCGCGTCTTCGGTCCGCCGTACGTCGAGGCCTTCCACGGTGCGCTGTGGTGGATCGTGGCCGTGATGATCGTGATCTTCGCGGTGATGTTCGTGCTGCCGCGCAAGTCGGTCCCGATGGAGCAGCGCGAGGGCGGCAGGCAGGCCGAGGCCGCGGCCGCTCCGGAGGCCGTCCCTGCCGGGTAG
- a CDS encoding chaplin, with protein sequence MNSAKKAALVLASAGLAAAGAAGSAMADSSAEGAAVGSPGVLSGNLAQVPVHVPINVCGNTVNVIAALNPTFGNVCVND encoded by the coding sequence ATGAACTCTGCCAAGAAGGCCGCCCTGGTCCTGGCCTCCGCCGGTCTCGCTGCGGCCGGTGCCGCCGGCTCCGCCATGGCCGACTCGTCGGCCGAGGGCGCGGCCGTGGGCTCCCCCGGTGTCCTCTCGGGCAACCTGGCCCAGGTCCCGGTTCACGTTCCGATCAACGTCTGCGGCAACACCGTGAACGTGATCGCGGCCCTGAACCCCACGTTCGGCAACGTCTGCGTCAACGACTGA
- a CDS encoding rodlin → MLKKIMTAAAVTAAAVGAGAAVAAPAMAIGNDNGINTINGNGAQQIYGNQKTQGAMSPQLSLVQGTLNKPCVGLPVKVNAQSILAALNIGVQDIQVLSNPMNQQCTENSTQAKGDEPLSHILDNIPVLSGNGAFGS, encoded by the coding sequence ATGCTCAAGAAGATCATGACTGCTGCCGCGGTCACCGCCGCCGCCGTCGGCGCGGGCGCTGCTGTTGCGGCCCCGGCCATGGCCATCGGCAACGACAACGGGATCAACACCATCAACGGCAATGGTGCTCAGCAGATCTACGGCAACCAGAAGACCCAAGGCGCCATGAGCCCGCAGCTCAGCCTGGTCCAGGGCACCCTCAACAAGCCCTGCGTCGGCCTGCCGGTCAAGGTCAACGCGCAGTCGATCCTCGCGGCCCTCAACATCGGCGTCCAGGACATCCAGGTCCTGTCCAACCCGATGAACCAGCAGTGCACCGAGAACTCCACCCAGGCCAAGGGCGACGAGCCGCTCTCGCACATCCTGGACAACATCCCGGTCCTGTCGGGCAACGGCGCCTTCGGCAGCTGA
- a CDS encoding sigma-70 family RNA polymerase sigma factor — translation MATRAVARRQSRGSARAVGGEIADRDLVGMYLDEIARTPLLDAAKEVELSQIIEAGVYAQQILDGETEREGETPSREELEALAAEGERAKEIFIRSNLRLVVAVARRYPRSGLPLLDLIQEGNAGLVRAVEKFDYAKGFKFSTYATWWIRQAITRSIADQSRTIRLPVHLVEELGRIRRIQREFNREHGRDPDHAEVAAELDSTEKRVGDVLDWARDPVSLNMSVDDEGETQFGDLLEDTSAISPEQSVLSLLRSEELEDLLGKLDQRTASIIKMRYGIDDGRERTLTEVGKQHGLTRERIRQIEKHALLELKRMARDTGFDAVA, via the coding sequence ATGGCAACCCGCGCCGTCGCCCGTCGTCAGTCCAGGGGCAGCGCCCGCGCTGTGGGCGGGGAGATAGCCGACCGCGACCTGGTGGGCATGTACCTGGACGAGATCGCGCGTACCCCGCTGCTCGACGCGGCCAAGGAAGTGGAGCTCTCGCAGATCATCGAGGCGGGCGTGTACGCCCAGCAGATCCTCGACGGCGAGACGGAGCGCGAGGGCGAGACGCCGTCGCGCGAGGAGCTGGAAGCGCTGGCCGCCGAGGGAGAGCGCGCCAAGGAGATCTTCATCCGCTCCAACCTCCGCCTCGTCGTGGCCGTCGCCCGCCGCTACCCGCGCAGCGGCCTGCCCCTGCTCGACCTGATCCAGGAGGGCAACGCGGGCCTGGTGCGCGCCGTCGAGAAGTTCGACTACGCCAAGGGCTTCAAGTTCTCCACGTACGCCACGTGGTGGATCCGCCAGGCCATCACCCGCTCCATCGCCGACCAGTCCCGCACCATCCGCCTCCCGGTCCACCTGGTGGAGGAGCTCGGCCGGATCCGCCGGATCCAGCGGGAGTTCAACCGGGAGCACGGCCGGGACCCGGACCACGCGGAGGTCGCCGCCGAGCTGGACTCGACGGAGAAGCGCGTGGGCGACGTCCTGGACTGGGCGCGCGACCCGGTCAGCCTGAACATGTCCGTGGACGACGAGGGCGAGACGCAGTTCGGCGACCTCCTCGAGGACACCTCCGCGATCTCCCCGGAGCAGTCCGTCCTCTCGCTCCTGCGCAGCGAGGAGCTGGAGGACCTGCTGGGCAAGCTGGACCAGCGCACGGCGTCCATCATCAAGATGCGGTACGGCATCGATGACGGCCGCGAGCGGACCCTGACGGAGGTCGGCAAGCAGCACGGCCTGACGCGGGAGCGGATCCGCCAGATCGAGAAGCACGCGCTGCTCGAGCTGAAGCGCATGGCCCGTGACACGGGCTTCGACGCCGTGGCCTGA
- a CDS encoding dioxygenase family protein, whose product MPALYLSHGAPPLADDPVWPGELAAWSAALPRPRAILMVSAHWEEAPLALGATERVPLVHDFRGFPERYYRVRYDAPGAPGLAASVRALLRAPGAPVQDVPDRGLDHGAYVPLVEMFPQADVPVLQVSLPTLDPRRLMDVGRKLAALRDEGVLIVGSGFFTHNLAALRHTGLGVPSWSAEFDAWGREALAASDVDALLDFEAKAPAGRLAHPRTEHFAPLFVTLGAAEASGDLARRSDAVDGFWMGLSKRSVQFG is encoded by the coding sequence ATGCCGGCGCTCTATCTGAGCCACGGCGCCCCGCCGCTCGCCGACGACCCGGTCTGGCCCGGCGAGCTCGCCGCCTGGTCCGCCGCGCTGCCCCGCCCCCGCGCGATCCTGATGGTCTCCGCGCACTGGGAGGAGGCCCCGCTCGCCCTCGGCGCCACAGAGCGGGTCCCCCTCGTCCACGACTTCCGGGGCTTCCCGGAGCGCTACTACCGGGTCCGCTACGACGCCCCCGGCGCCCCCGGGCTCGCCGCCTCCGTACGGGCCCTCCTGCGCGCCCCCGGCGCCCCCGTCCAGGACGTCCCGGACCGAGGCCTCGACCACGGCGCGTACGTCCCGCTGGTGGAGATGTTCCCGCAGGCCGACGTGCCGGTCCTGCAGGTCTCCCTGCCCACCCTGGATCCGCGCCGCCTGATGGACGTCGGCCGAAAGCTCGCGGCCCTGCGCGACGAGGGCGTCCTGATCGTCGGCAGCGGCTTCTTCACCCACAACCTGGCCGCGCTGCGGCACACCGGCCTCGGTGTCCCGTCCTGGTCGGCGGAGTTCGACGCGTGGGGCCGCGAGGCGCTGGCCGCGTCCGACGTGGACGCGCTGCTGGACTTCGAGGCCAAGGCCCCGGCCGGCCGCCTCGCCCACCCCCGTACGGAGCACTTCGCCCCGCTCTTCGTCACCCTGGGCGCCGCGGAGGCCTCCGGTGACCTCGCCCGCCGCTCCGACGCGGTCGACGGGTTCTGGATGGGTCTGTCGAAGCGTTCGGTCCAGTTCGGCTAG
- a CDS encoding DUF6227 family protein — MSDPYETTEAHLERLLGRALNSFDLPDRLVERLGTALAHSSSLYTTHHSPAAGRWRETHRHTYLLSDGGSASLWELVYRLEGDRTIRHEVFVSKAETCLAVARLFGDAPAEAAFDPELDPAFAAAEEEPDTDVAVLSALFAAGAPAHRHREYAVGESADHARRVLRRAENPDRPGERTALLLRSAYAHQITQAFGTRPCRADGRSAGFSLYEHSFVLLDGSEVSLWEVEHTATPDGRHMCEVYENEAAARGAMELRARVR; from the coding sequence TTGAGCGATCCGTACGAGACAACCGAGGCGCACCTCGAGCGACTCCTGGGCCGCGCCCTCAACTCCTTCGACCTGCCGGACCGGTTGGTCGAGCGCCTCGGGACGGCGCTCGCCCACAGCTCCTCCCTTTACACCACCCACCACAGCCCGGCGGCGGGGCGGTGGCGGGAGACCCACCGGCACACGTACCTGCTGTCCGACGGCGGTTCGGCGTCCCTGTGGGAACTGGTGTACCGGCTGGAGGGCGACCGGACGATCCGGCACGAGGTCTTCGTGAGCAAGGCGGAGACCTGCCTGGCCGTGGCCCGGCTGTTCGGCGACGCCCCGGCGGAGGCCGCGTTCGACCCGGAGCTGGACCCGGCGTTCGCCGCCGCCGAGGAGGAGCCGGACACCGACGTGGCGGTGCTGAGCGCGCTGTTCGCGGCCGGTGCGCCGGCGCACCGGCACCGGGAGTACGCGGTGGGGGAGTCCGCCGACCATGCCCGCAGGGTGCTGCGGCGCGCGGAGAACCCGGACCGGCCGGGCGAGCGGACGGCGCTGTTGCTGAGATCGGCGTACGCGCACCAGATCACCCAGGCGTTCGGCACCCGGCCGTGCAGGGCGGACGGGCGCAGCGCCGGGTTCAGCCTGTACGAGCACTCGTTCGTACTGCTGGACGGGAGCGAGGTCAGCCTGTGGGAGGTCGAGCACACAGCGACGCCGGACGGACGGCACATGTGCGAGGTGTACGAGAACGAGGCGGCCGCCCGCGGGGCGATGGAGCTCCGCGCGCGGGTGAGATGA
- the pfkB gene encoding 1-phosphofructokinase — MILTVTPNPSLDRTYEVPSLDRGAVLRATGDRVDPGGKGVNVSRAVAAAGFLTTAVLPLGGASGTVIAELLGAQGVDVTAVTVAGQTRSNISLVEPDGTLTKINAPGPELTAEESGLLLETVRTVTGDPAWVAACGSLPRGLAPGWYADLIACAHEAGAKVALDTSGPALTAALQARPDLIKPNAAELAQAVGRPLATLGEVARAAQELRTRGAGAVLASLGADGQLLVSAEGTFHGTAPVAAVRSDVGAGDASLAGFLIAGGTGPAALASALAHGAAAVQLPGSAMPVPADLRPEAVRVSENPPPDLRLSAPATP; from the coding sequence ATGATCCTCACCGTCACCCCGAACCCCTCCCTCGACCGGACGTACGAGGTCCCTTCGCTGGACCGCGGCGCCGTGCTGCGCGCCACCGGCGACCGCGTCGACCCCGGAGGCAAGGGGGTCAACGTCTCCCGCGCGGTGGCCGCCGCGGGATTCCTCACGACGGCGGTCCTCCCGCTCGGCGGCGCCTCGGGCACGGTGATCGCCGAACTGCTGGGCGCACAGGGCGTGGACGTCACCGCGGTGACGGTCGCCGGTCAGACCCGGTCGAACATCTCGCTCGTCGAACCCGACGGCACCCTCACCAAGATCAACGCACCCGGCCCCGAACTCACCGCCGAGGAATCCGGCCTCCTGCTGGAGACCGTCCGTACGGTGACCGGAGACCCGGCCTGGGTCGCGGCCTGCGGCAGCCTCCCGCGCGGCCTGGCGCCCGGGTGGTACGCCGACCTGATCGCCTGCGCCCATGAGGCCGGCGCCAAGGTCGCGCTGGACACCTCCGGCCCGGCGCTGACCGCCGCACTGCAGGCCCGCCCGGACCTGATCAAGCCCAACGCCGCGGAGCTCGCCCAGGCGGTCGGCCGCCCGCTGGCCACCCTGGGCGAGGTCGCCCGGGCGGCCCAGGAGCTCCGCACCCGGGGCGCGGGCGCGGTGCTCGCCTCGCTCGGCGCGGACGGCCAGCTCCTGGTGAGCGCCGAGGGCACCTTCCACGGCACCGCCCCCGTGGCCGCCGTCCGCAGTGACGTCGGAGCGGGCGACGCCTCCCTCGCCGGCTTCCTGATCGCGGGCGGGACCGGCCCGGCGGCCCTCGCCTCGGCCCTGGCCCACGGCGCGGCCGCGGTCCAGCTCCCCGGCAGTGCCATGCCCGTCCCCGCGGACCTGCGCCCCGAGGCGGTCCGCGTCAGCGAGAACCCGCCCCCGGACCTGCGCCTGTCCGCCCCCGCCACGCCGTGA
- a CDS encoding vitamin K epoxide reductase family protein, whose translation MATKTVGLPRQQGRPQSRHEGEPAATPRALAWLLVLTGAAGVLASWVITLDKFLLLEDPDFKPACSLNPVVSCGSVMKSDQAAAFGFPNPLLGLVAYGAVVCVGAGLLAGARYRGWFWLGLNAGTVFGVGFCSWLMVQSLYEINALCLWCCLTWAATLLMFWAVTAYNVRTRALPAPGPVRIFFTEFGWAPPALHIGVIGMLILTRWWEFWTG comes from the coding sequence ATGGCAACGAAAACAGTGGGCCTTCCCCGCCAGCAGGGGCGGCCCCAGAGTCGACACGAGGGCGAACCGGCTGCCACCCCACGGGCGTTGGCCTGGCTGCTGGTACTGACCGGGGCCGCCGGGGTGCTGGCCTCGTGGGTGATCACCCTCGACAAGTTCCTGCTGCTGGAGGACCCGGACTTCAAGCCCGCCTGCAGCCTCAACCCCGTGGTCTCCTGCGGCAGCGTCATGAAGAGCGACCAGGCGGCGGCCTTCGGCTTCCCCAACCCCCTGCTGGGACTGGTCGCGTACGGGGCCGTCGTGTGCGTCGGCGCGGGCCTGCTGGCCGGCGCCCGCTACCGCGGCTGGTTCTGGCTGGGACTGAACGCCGGCACCGTCTTCGGAGTCGGCTTCTGCAGCTGGCTGATGGTGCAGTCCCTGTACGAGATCAACGCGCTCTGCCTGTGGTGCTGTCTGACCTGGGCGGCCACCCTGCTGATGTTCTGGGCGGTCACCGCGTACAACGTCCGCACCCGTGCACTGCCCGCGCCCGGCCCGGTGCGGATCTTCTTCACCGAGTTCGGCTGGGCCCCGCCCGCCCTGCACATCGGCGTGATCGGGATGCTGATCCTCACCCGGTGGTGGGAGTTCTGGACCGGGTGA
- a CDS encoding TetR/AcrR family transcriptional regulator, whose amino-acid sequence MKRSTTLAAAPAALEAAGGPAGTEPAPTRVPRPRADAVRNRERILVAAREVLVELGSGAPFDEVARRAGIGNATLYRHFPDRAALVHHVVLFVMDRVTAQAEDSLAEEPDAFAALCRFTHAAADERIGALCPMLAGDFDSEHPELVAAREALAEAVEALVTAGQEAGLIRTDIGVGDLMVALSQLSRPLPGISCTEVEGFVHRHLQLFLDGLRAPARSRLPGSAATLEDLRQKTM is encoded by the coding sequence ATGAAGCGCTCCACCACCCTCGCGGCGGCCCCGGCCGCCTTGGAGGCGGCCGGGGGCCCGGCGGGCACGGAGCCCGCCCCCACGCGGGTCCCGCGTCCGCGCGCGGACGCCGTCCGCAACCGCGAGCGGATCCTGGTGGCGGCGCGCGAGGTGCTCGTGGAGCTGGGCTCGGGCGCACCGTTCGACGAGGTCGCCCGCCGGGCGGGCATCGGCAACGCCACGCTCTACCGGCACTTCCCCGACCGGGCCGCCCTGGTCCACCACGTCGTGCTCTTCGTCATGGACCGCGTCACGGCCCAGGCCGAGGACTCGCTCGCCGAGGAGCCCGACGCCTTCGCCGCGCTGTGCCGTTTCACGCACGCGGCCGCGGACGAGCGGATCGGAGCCCTGTGCCCCATGCTCGCCGGGGACTTCGACAGCGAGCACCCCGAACTCGTCGCGGCCCGCGAGGCCTTGGCGGAAGCGGTCGAGGCCCTGGTGACGGCCGGCCAGGAGGCCGGGCTGATCCGTACGGACATCGGCGTCGGCGACCTGATGGTCGCCCTCTCCCAGCTCAGCAGGCCCCTGCCGGGCATCAGCTGCACCGAGGTGGAGGGGTTCGTCCACCGCCATCTCCAGCTGTTCCTGGACGGGTTGCGGGCCCCGGCCCGCTCCCGGCTGCCCGGCTCGGCGGCCACCCTCGAGGACCTGAGGCAGAAAACCATGTGA
- a CDS encoding MFS transporter codes for MPKTAATLAPAADPSRWKALVFIALAQLMVVLDATIVNIALPSAQTDLGISDGNRQWVITAYALAFGGLLLFGGRIADKWGRKNAFIVGLIGFALASALGGAANGEAMMLGARALQGAFGALLAPAALSLLAVMFTDAKERAKAFGIYGAIAGGGGAVGLILGGFLTEYLNWRWTFFVNIPFAIAAAVGAWLVIREPAGGRNRAPLDIPGVILSTTGLVALVYGFTRAESAGWSDTVTVAMFIASAALLAAFVFVESRVKSPLLPLRVLLERNRGGVYLSLGLAVIAMFGLFLFLTYYLQVVKEFSPVKTGFAFLPMIAGMITGSTQIGARLMTRVPPRLLMGPGFLLAATGMLMLTQLEVGSSYPALILPAQLLLGLGMGTAFMPAMSLATHGVNPADAGVASAMVNTSQQVGGAIGTALLNTIAASATTAYLTDHAAEAAAGGAAAKLIQAQAMVEGYSSAIWWAVGILVASSTIALTLINTGRPGAGGPVASGAGAGADAEVKIPVIAH; via the coding sequence ATGCCAAAAACGGCCGCGACCCTCGCGCCGGCTGCCGATCCCAGTCGCTGGAAGGCACTCGTCTTCATAGCCCTGGCGCAGCTGATGGTCGTCCTCGACGCGACCATCGTGAACATCGCCCTCCCGTCCGCCCAGACCGACCTCGGGATCTCCGACGGCAACCGCCAGTGGGTCATCACCGCGTACGCGCTGGCCTTCGGCGGGCTGCTCCTCTTCGGCGGCCGCATCGCCGACAAGTGGGGCCGCAAGAACGCCTTCATCGTCGGTCTCATCGGCTTCGCCCTGGCCTCCGCGCTCGGCGGCGCCGCCAATGGCGAGGCGATGATGCTCGGCGCCCGCGCCCTCCAGGGTGCCTTCGGCGCGCTGCTCGCCCCGGCCGCGCTCTCCCTGCTGGCCGTCATGTTCACCGACGCCAAGGAGCGCGCCAAGGCCTTCGGCATCTACGGCGCGATCGCCGGTGGCGGTGGAGCCGTCGGCCTGATCCTCGGCGGCTTCCTCACCGAGTACCTGAACTGGCGCTGGACCTTCTTCGTCAACATCCCGTTCGCGATCGCCGCGGCCGTGGGTGCCTGGCTGGTCATCCGTGAGCCCGCGGGCGGCCGCAACCGCGCCCCGCTCGACATCCCCGGCGTGATCCTGTCGACCACCGGCCTCGTCGCGCTGGTCTACGGCTTCACCCGCGCCGAGTCGGCCGGCTGGTCCGACACGGTCACCGTGGCCATGTTCATCGCCTCGGCGGCGCTGCTCGCGGCCTTCGTGTTCGTCGAGTCCCGGGTGAAGTCCCCGCTGCTGCCGCTGCGCGTCCTGCTGGAGCGCAACCGCGGCGGTGTCTACCTCTCCCTGGGCCTGGCCGTCATCGCGATGTTCGGCCTGTTCCTCTTCCTGACGTACTACCTCCAGGTCGTGAAGGAGTTCTCGCCGGTCAAGACCGGCTTCGCCTTCCTGCCGATGATCGCGGGCATGATCACGGGCTCCACGCAGATCGGCGCCCGCCTGATGACCCGGGTCCCGCCCCGGCTGCTGATGGGCCCGGGCTTCCTGCTCGCCGCCACCGGCATGCTGATGCTGACCCAGCTCGAGGTCGGGTCCTCGTACCCGGCGCTGATCCTGCCGGCGCAGCTGCTGCTGGGCCTCGGCATGGGTACGGCGTTCATGCCGGCCATGTCGCTGGCGACGCACGGGGTGAACCCGGCCGACGCCGGTGTCGCCTCCGCCATGGTGAACACCTCGCAGCAGGTGGGCGGCGCGATCGGCACCGCCCTGCTGAACACGATCGCCGCCTCGGCGACCACCGCGTACCTGACCGACCACGCGGCCGAGGCCGCGGCGGGCGGTGCGGCGGCGAAGCTGATCCAGGCCCAGGCGATGGTGGAGGGCTACTCCAGCGCCATCTGGTGGGCGGTCGGCATCCTCGTCGCCAGCTCGACCATCGCGCTGACGCTGATCAACACCGGCCGTCCGGGCGCGGGCGGCCCCGTCGCCTCCGGTGCCGGCGCGGGCGCCGACGCCGAGGTGAAGATCCCGGTGATCGCCCACTGA